In one Aquabacterium sp. OR-4 genomic region, the following are encoded:
- a CDS encoding TlpA disulfide reductase family protein has product MSEPEHPTRATRRPLLIGAVAAVAAAAGAGLAWRQQAAGHADSGHGTAAAGQGGAAAGGSPELQALWPLRFDRPEGGELAMASLRGKPLVINFWATWCAPCVRELPELDRFHRDFAGRGWQVLGLAIDGPTPVREFLGRVKLGFPIGLAGLDGTELVRALGNTHGGLPFSVLVDAAGRIAQRKLGETSYAELSGWAARL; this is encoded by the coding sequence ATGAGCGAGCCCGAGCACCCCACCCGGGCCACGCGCCGGCCGCTGCTGATCGGCGCGGTGGCGGCGGTGGCCGCCGCCGCCGGTGCCGGCCTGGCCTGGCGGCAGCAGGCGGCCGGCCACGCGGACAGCGGGCACGGCACGGCGGCGGCCGGCCAAGGCGGCGCCGCCGCCGGCGGCTCGCCCGAGCTGCAGGCGCTGTGGCCGCTGCGTTTTGACCGGCCCGAGGGCGGCGAGCTGGCCATGGCCAGCCTGCGCGGCAAGCCGCTGGTCATCAACTTCTGGGCCACCTGGTGCGCCCCGTGCGTGCGCGAACTGCCCGAGCTCGACCGTTTTCACCGCGATTTCGCCGGCCGTGGCTGGCAGGTGCTGGGCCTGGCCATCGACGGGCCGACGCCGGTGCGCGAGTTTCTCGGCCGCGTGAAGCTGGGCTTTCCGATCGGCCTGGCCGGGCTGGACGGCACCGAGCTCGTGCGGGCACTGGGCAACACCCACGGCGGCCTGCCGTTTTCGGTGCTGGTGGATGCGGCCGGGCGCATTGCGCAGCGCAAGCTGGGCGAAACCAGCTATGCCGAGCTGAGCGGCTGGGCGGCCCGCCTCTGA
- a CDS encoding transglycosylase domain-containing protein, which produces MAASKLLSGWRAQAWRVLALLLLSALSLQLFFAGRIALMALLDPASTSFERSEAWRLLVEKQRIDWRQDWADDSRIAAHLKRAVIASEDAGFADHSGVEWDAIERAWEKNQRAEAAAERRNAQLAQQAERQAERQAARQARGATPPPATAAKPRPRVEPKLIGGSTISQQLAKNLFLSGERTALRKLQEIVLTYELELILGKRRMLEIYLNHVEWGEGVFGAQAAARHYFRVDAAALGPGQAARLAVMLPAPKRFEKSPGSAYLAGRSGTIAARMGAVELP; this is translated from the coding sequence ATGGCGGCAAGCAAGCTTCTGTCCGGCTGGCGCGCGCAGGCCTGGCGCGTGCTGGCGCTGCTGCTGCTGTCGGCCCTGTCGCTGCAGCTGTTTTTTGCCGGCCGCATCGCCTTGATGGCGCTGCTGGACCCGGCCTCCACCAGCTTCGAGCGCAGCGAGGCCTGGCGCCTGCTGGTCGAGAAGCAGCGCATTGACTGGCGCCAGGACTGGGCCGACGACAGCCGCATCGCCGCCCACCTCAAGCGCGCCGTGATCGCCAGCGAGGACGCCGGCTTTGCCGACCACAGCGGCGTGGAGTGGGACGCCATCGAACGCGCCTGGGAGAAAAACCAGCGCGCCGAGGCCGCCGCCGAGCGGCGCAACGCCCAGCTGGCGCAACAGGCCGAACGCCAGGCCGAGCGCCAGGCGGCCCGCCAGGCCAGGGGCGCCACCCCGCCGCCCGCCACCGCGGCCAAGCCGCGACCCAGGGTCGAGCCCAAGCTGATCGGCGGCTCCACCATCAGCCAGCAGCTGGCCAAGAACCTGTTCCTGTCGGGCGAACGCACGGCGCTGCGCAAGCTGCAGGAGATCGTGCTGACCTACGAGCTCGAGCTGATCCTGGGCAAGCGCCGCATGCTCGAGATCTACCTCAACCATGTCGAATGGGGTGAGGGCGTGTTCGGCGCCCAGGCCGCGGCGCGGCACTACTTTCGGGTGGATGCCGCGGCGCTGGGCCCCGGCCAGGCGGCACGCCTGGCGGTGATGCTGCCGGCGCCCAAGCGCTTCGAAAAATCTCCCGGCTCGGCCTACCTGGCCGGGCGCAGCGGCACCATCGCGGCGCGCATGGGCGCGGTGGAACTGCCCTGA
- the aroE gene encoding shikimate dehydrogenase, with product MTAPLPDRYAVLGHPVAHSQSPFIHAEFARQTGQALVYERIECPLDGFEATVRGFIASADAARGLGPARGCNITVPFKFQVLPLARQLTPRAALAQAANVLRFDAEGWTADNTDGEGLMCDITHGAGVPLAGQRVLLVGAGGAAAGVLGPLLACRPAQVWLANRSRDKAEALVERHAAWARTHGVALQACGLADAARGGAFDVVINSSASSLAGEGVPVEAAVLRPGALAVDLMYGPAAQPFIDWARAHGAVGRDGLGMLVEQAAGAFALWRGLRPDTAPVLAALRARLATKG from the coding sequence ATGACCGCCCCCCTTCCTGACCGCTACGCCGTGCTCGGCCATCCGGTGGCCCACAGCCAGTCGCCCTTCATCCATGCTGAGTTCGCGCGCCAGACCGGCCAGGCGCTGGTGTACGAGCGCATCGAGTGCCCGCTGGATGGCTTCGAGGCCACGGTGCGTGGCTTCATCGCCAGCGCCGATGCGGCACGCGGCCTGGGCCCGGCGCGTGGCTGCAACATCACCGTGCCCTTCAAGTTCCAGGTGCTGCCGCTGGCGCGCCAGCTCACGCCGCGCGCCGCGCTGGCCCAGGCGGCCAATGTGCTGCGCTTCGATGCCGAGGGCTGGACGGCCGACAACACCGACGGCGAGGGCCTGATGTGCGACATCACCCACGGCGCGGGCGTGCCGCTGGCCGGCCAGCGCGTGCTGCTGGTGGGTGCCGGCGGCGCCGCGGCCGGCGTGCTGGGCCCGCTGCTGGCCTGCCGGCCGGCCCAGGTGTGGCTGGCCAACCGCAGCCGCGACAAGGCCGAGGCCCTGGTCGAGCGCCATGCCGCCTGGGCGCGCACGCATGGCGTGGCGCTGCAGGCCTGCGGCCTGGCCGATGCGGCCCGGGGTGGCGCCTTCGACGTGGTGATCAACAGCAGCGCCAGCAGCCTGGCTGGCGAGGGCGTGCCGGTCGAGGCCGCGGTGCTCCGGCCCGGCGCGCTGGCCGTCGACCTGATGTACGGCCCGGCCGCGCAGCCCTTCATCGACTGGGCCCGGGCCCATGGCGCGGTGGGCCGCGACGGCCTGGGCATGCTGGTCGAGCAGGCGGCCGGCGCCTTTGCGCTGTGGCGCGGCCTGCGGCCCGACACCGCCCCGGTGCTGGCCGCGCTGCGCGCCCGCCTGGCGACCAAGGGCTGA
- a CDS encoding energy transducer TonB, which yields MAPTGRNSSGPAMPVPGRPARGVLPPSAGDSPFVGFADTQMQPSAPPEPRPTLAAGGPGALAAAARPGRWWRRLGVLQWALALSVGVHAGLLTMRFVDPERFERVFRDTPLEVILVNARGQEPPTQAQAIAQAALAGGGDAAAGRATSPLPAAAQVELGDASDEAHRRIEQLQQMQQQLLASVHQELAKLPPPDPQRDEGTPQAREQEERRRQLLKQMAEIEKRITEENARPRKRFISPATREAVYALYYDRLRRRVEERGTRDFPTHQGRKLYGELTMNITVDVEGRVVDAEVMHSSGNKALDRRALAIVQGAAPYGRFNGEMRNQADQIVVSSRFRFTRDEGLETSLSAPQMR from the coding sequence ATGGCGCCCACTGGACGCAACAGCAGCGGCCCGGCCATGCCGGTGCCGGGCCGGCCGGCGCGCGGCGTGCTGCCGCCGTCGGCCGGCGATTCGCCCTTCGTCGGCTTTGCCGACACCCAGATGCAGCCATCGGCACCGCCCGAGCCGCGGCCGACGCTGGCCGCTGGCGGCCCGGGCGCCCTGGCGGCCGCGGCGCGCCCGGGGCGCTGGTGGCGGCGCCTGGGCGTGCTGCAGTGGGCGCTGGCACTGTCGGTGGGCGTGCATGCCGGGCTGCTGACGATGCGCTTTGTCGACCCCGAGCGCTTCGAGCGCGTGTTCCGCGACACGCCGCTGGAGGTGATCCTGGTCAACGCGCGGGGCCAGGAGCCGCCCACCCAGGCCCAGGCCATCGCCCAGGCGGCGCTGGCCGGTGGTGGCGATGCGGCCGCCGGCCGCGCCACCTCGCCGCTGCCCGCGGCGGCCCAGGTGGAGCTGGGCGACGCCAGCGACGAAGCCCACCGCCGCATCGAGCAGCTGCAGCAGATGCAGCAGCAGCTGCTGGCCAGCGTGCACCAGGAGCTGGCCAAGCTGCCACCACCCGACCCGCAGCGCGACGAGGGCACGCCCCAGGCCCGCGAGCAGGAGGAGCGCCGCCGCCAGCTGCTCAAGCAGATGGCCGAGATCGAGAAGCGCATCACCGAAGAAAACGCCCGGCCGCGCAAGCGCTTCATCAGCCCGGCCACGCGCGAGGCGGTGTACGCGCTGTACTACGACCGCCTGCGCCGCCGCGTCGAGGAGCGCGGCACGCGCGACTTTCCCACCCACCAGGGCCGCAAGCTGTATGGCGAGCTGACGATGAACATCACCGTCGATGTGGAAGGCCGCGTGGTCGACGCCGAGGTCATGCACAGCTCGGGCAACAAGGCGCTGGACCGGCGCGCGCTGGCCATCGTGCAGGGCGCCGCGCCCTATGGCCGCTTCAACGGCGAAATGCGCAACCAGGCCGACCAGATCGTGGTCTCGTCGCGCTTTCGCTTCACGCGCGACGAGGGCCTGGAAACCTCGCTCAGCGCGCCGCAGATGCGCTGA
- a CDS encoding ribonuclease catalytic domain-containing protein → MSEAESSMQIELDSGKRVKVKLANVLLRFAKPEPAALLAAAQAMAAEIDPDLAWQFAPEGEFHFSELAKEYFDAKAGPEQQAAALLCLHEAPHYFRRAGKGQYKKAPEEIVKAALLAIERKAQIAAQIEAWATELAAGSCPAPVREQLYRILFKPDKNGPEYKAVVEAAKRSQRAPLDLLQGAGAIDSPYQFHWRRFLFETFPKGTGFPALQAPEIKDELPLAAVQAFSIDDSLTTEIDDALSVTGLGTGEIVFGVHIAAPALAITPDSPVDKVARERLSTVYMPGWKITMLPDAVVQAYTLIEGRDCPAVSLYVRFDEATLELKSAETRLERVPIAANLRHDQLDESVTEASLTGEAVAEYPFAAELAFCFRLARHLKAQREVVRGKPENFNRPDYNFRLDGDRETEPEGHETVSITERRRGAPLDLIVSEAMILANSRWGGWLAEHGVPGIYRSQASLLPGIKVRMGTRPLPHAGMGVAQYTWATSPLRRYTDLVNQWQIIACARHGRTAALAAPFKPKDAMLFSVISSFDTAYSAYNDFQHGIERFWALRWLQQQGVAELDAATMKDGLVRADTLPLVFRALGCEGLPRGTHVRVRITGIDLLTLDVHASLAQRLDDAGAAPAAADDGADEDDDAAQAASPLALAIDLADAADGPDAPAATATDANGPVADGTAPPATAPAAPAAD, encoded by the coding sequence ATGTCCGAAGCCGAGAGTTCGATGCAGATCGAGCTCGATTCGGGCAAACGTGTCAAGGTCAAGCTGGCCAATGTGCTGCTGCGCTTCGCCAAGCCTGAGCCGGCCGCGCTGCTGGCCGCGGCCCAGGCCATGGCGGCCGAGATCGACCCCGATCTGGCCTGGCAGTTCGCCCCGGAGGGCGAGTTCCACTTCAGCGAGCTGGCCAAGGAGTACTTCGACGCCAAGGCCGGCCCCGAGCAGCAGGCCGCCGCGCTGCTGTGCCTGCACGAGGCGCCGCACTACTTCCGCCGCGCCGGCAAGGGCCAGTACAAGAAGGCGCCTGAAGAAATCGTCAAGGCCGCGCTGCTGGCCATCGAGCGCAAGGCGCAGATCGCCGCGCAGATCGAGGCCTGGGCCACCGAGCTGGCCGCCGGCAGCTGCCCGGCGCCGGTGCGCGAGCAGCTCTACCGCATCCTGTTCAAGCCCGACAAGAACGGCCCCGAATACAAGGCCGTGGTCGAGGCTGCCAAGCGCAGCCAGCGTGCGCCGCTGGATTTGCTGCAGGGCGCCGGCGCGATCGACAGCCCCTACCAGTTCCACTGGCGGCGCTTTCTGTTCGAGACCTTTCCCAAGGGCACGGGCTTTCCGGCGCTGCAGGCGCCCGAGATCAAGGACGAGTTGCCGCTGGCCGCGGTGCAGGCCTTTTCGATCGACGATTCGCTCACCACCGAGATCGACGACGCGCTCAGCGTCACCGGCCTGGGCACCGGCGAGATCGTGTTCGGCGTGCACATCGCCGCACCGGCGCTGGCCATCACGCCCGACTCGCCGGTGGACAAGGTGGCGCGCGAGCGCCTGTCCACCGTCTACATGCCGGGCTGGAAGATCACCATGCTGCCCGACGCGGTGGTGCAGGCCTACACGCTGATCGAGGGCCGTGACTGCCCGGCGGTGAGCCTTTACGTTCGCTTCGACGAGGCCACGCTGGAGCTCAAGTCGGCCGAGACCCGGCTCGAGCGGGTGCCGATCGCCGCCAACCTGCGCCACGACCAGCTCGATGAATCGGTCACCGAGGCCAGCCTCACCGGCGAGGCGGTGGCCGAGTACCCGTTCGCGGCCGAGCTGGCCTTCTGCTTCCGGCTGGCGCGGCACCTGAAGGCGCAGCGCGAGGTGGTGCGCGGCAAGCCCGAGAACTTCAACCGCCCTGACTACAACTTCCGCCTGGATGGTGACCGCGAGACCGAGCCCGAAGGGCACGAGACGGTGAGCATCACCGAGCGCCGCCGCGGCGCGCCGCTCGACCTGATCGTCAGCGAGGCCATGATCCTGGCCAACAGCCGCTGGGGTGGCTGGCTGGCCGAGCATGGCGTGCCGGGCATCTACCGCAGCCAGGCCAGCCTGCTGCCGGGCATCAAGGTGCGCATGGGCACCCGGCCGCTGCCGCATGCCGGCATGGGCGTGGCGCAGTACACCTGGGCCACCAGCCCGCTGCGGCGCTATACCGACCTGGTCAACCAGTGGCAGATCATCGCCTGCGCGCGCCATGGCCGCACCGCCGCGCTGGCCGCGCCGTTCAAGCCCAAGGACGCGATGCTGTTCTCGGTGATCTCGTCCTTCGACACCGCCTACAGCGCCTACAACGACTTCCAGCACGGCATCGAACGCTTCTGGGCGCTGCGCTGGCTGCAGCAGCAGGGCGTGGCCGAGCTCGATGCCGCCACCATGAAGGACGGCCTGGTGCGTGCCGATACGCTGCCGCTGGTGTTTCGCGCCCTCGGCTGCGAAGGCCTGCCGCGCGGCACGCATGTGCGCGTGCGCATCACCGGCATCGACCTGCTGACGCTGGACGTGCATGCCTCGCTGGCACAGCGCCTGGACGACGCCGGGGCCGCCCCCGCCGCAGCCGATGACGGCGCCGACGAAGACGACGACGCCGCCCAGGCCGCCAGCCCGCTGGCCCTGGCCATCGACCTGGCGGATGCCGCCGACGGCCCTGACGCGCCCGCGGCCACGGCCACAGACGCCAATGGCCCTGTCGCCGATGGCACGGCCCCCCCCGCCACGGCGCCCGCCGCGCCAGCGGCCGACTGA
- the fabG gene encoding 3-oxoacyl-ACP reductase FabG, translating to MRLKNKVSIITGAAQGIGLATALKFADEGAIVVVCDLQPAGVDAAVAAVQARGAQAMGFALNVTDRPALDAMVAAVKTRFGRVDVLVNNAGITQDARLVKMSAQQFDAVIDVNLRGVFNASQAVADLMCAQGSGVILNASSVVGIYGNFGQTNYAASKFGVIGFTKTWSRELGPKGVRCNAVAPGFVETPILATVPDKVLEHMREQVPLHRLGRPEEIANVYAFLASDEASYINGAVIEVSGGMTV from the coding sequence ATGCGACTGAAGAACAAGGTTTCCATCATCACCGGCGCCGCCCAGGGCATCGGCCTGGCCACCGCGCTGAAGTTTGCCGACGAAGGCGCCATCGTCGTCGTCTGCGACCTCCAGCCGGCCGGCGTGGACGCCGCCGTGGCCGCGGTGCAGGCGCGCGGCGCCCAGGCCATGGGCTTTGCGCTCAACGTCACCGACCGCCCGGCGCTCGACGCCATGGTGGCCGCGGTGAAGACGCGCTTCGGCCGCGTGGACGTGCTGGTGAACAACGCCGGCATCACCCAAGACGCGCGCCTGGTGAAGATGAGCGCGCAGCAGTTCGACGCGGTGATCGACGTCAACCTGCGCGGCGTGTTCAACGCCAGCCAGGCCGTGGCCGACCTGATGTGCGCGCAAGGCAGCGGCGTGATCCTCAATGCCAGCAGCGTGGTCGGCATCTACGGCAACTTCGGCCAGACCAACTACGCCGCCAGCAAGTTCGGTGTGATCGGCTTCACCAAGACCTGGAGCCGCGAGCTGGGCCCCAAGGGCGTGCGCTGCAATGCCGTGGCGCCCGGCTTCGTCGAGACGCCGATCCTGGCCACCGTGCCCGACAAGGTGCTCGAGCACATGCGCGAGCAGGTGCCGCTGCACCGCCTGGGCCGACCCGAGGAAATTGCCAACGTCTACGCCTTCCTGGCCAGCGACGAGGCCAGCTACATCAACGGCGCGGTGATCGAGGTGTCGGGCGGCATGACCGTGTAG
- a CDS encoding YqiA/YcfP family alpha/beta fold hydrolase: MITHLLYLHGFRSSPRSFKAQRMQAWMAAQRPDVQWCCPQLPPSPAAAWALIQALIADWPRAGMAVVGSSLGGFYATAVAEATGCRAMLLNPAVDPARDLAAYIGEQTAFHDPDQRFFFRPEFIAELRALTPPAITRPDRYGAVIAQGDEVLSWREMTGRYPGATVRLLDGSDHAISDFDDHLPFVLSFLNLCD; the protein is encoded by the coding sequence ATGATCACGCACCTGCTCTACCTGCACGGCTTTCGCTCGTCGCCGCGGTCGTTCAAGGCGCAGCGCATGCAGGCCTGGATGGCGGCGCAGCGGCCCGATGTGCAGTGGTGCTGCCCACAGCTGCCGCCCTCGCCGGCGGCGGCCTGGGCGTTGATCCAGGCGCTGATCGCCGACTGGCCGCGCGCGGGCATGGCCGTGGTGGGCTCGTCGCTGGGCGGCTTCTACGCCACCGCGGTGGCCGAGGCCACCGGCTGCCGCGCGATGCTGCTGAACCCGGCGGTGGACCCGGCGCGCGACCTGGCGGCCTACATCGGCGAGCAGACGGCGTTTCACGACCCCGACCAGCGCTTTTTCTTCCGCCCCGAGTTCATTGCCGAGCTGCGCGCGCTCACCCCGCCGGCCATCACCCGGCCCGACCGCTACGGCGCCGTGATCGCCCAGGGCGACGAGGTGCTGAGCTGGCGCGAGATGACCGGGCGTTACCCCGGCGCCACGGTGCGCCTGCTGGATGGCAGCGACCACGCGATCAGCGACTTCGACGACCACCTTCCCTTCGTGCTGAGCTTTCTGAACCTATGCGACTGA
- the folE gene encoding GTP cyclohydrolase I FolE, with protein MTDTCPHEDHHDHGPGRPPAPGSVGIPRSGAFDAPAFERAVADLMRACGVPAEGVHTGKTPQRVRELWEKRLLGGYALNPAEVLGEGFADPRSDMVVVRGIAVHGVCPHHLLPFRGVAHVAYVPGGRLHGFGRIARLVDAIGHRFTYQEWMSRDIADALLSHGHAHGAACVIEAEQLCLLLGEDRRGDERVVTQAFAGCLADDATLRAEFMRAIGS; from the coding sequence ATGACCGACACCTGCCCGCACGAGGATCACCACGATCACGGTCCGGGCAGACCGCCGGCGCCTGGCAGTGTCGGCATCCCGCGCAGCGGCGCCTTTGACGCGCCGGCCTTTGAACGCGCCGTTGCCGACCTGATGCGCGCCTGCGGCGTGCCGGCCGAGGGCGTGCACACCGGCAAGACGCCGCAGCGGGTGCGCGAGCTGTGGGAGAAGCGCCTGCTCGGCGGCTATGCGCTGAACCCCGCCGAGGTGCTGGGCGAGGGCTTTGCCGACCCGCGGAGCGACATGGTGGTGGTGCGCGGCATCGCCGTGCACGGCGTGTGCCCGCACCACCTGCTGCCCTTTCGCGGCGTGGCCCATGTGGCCTATGTGCCGGGCGGGCGGCTGCACGGCTTTGGCCGCATCGCGCGGCTGGTGGACGCCATCGGCCACCGCTTCACCTACCAAGAGTGGATGAGCCGCGACATCGCCGATGCACTGCTCAGCCACGGCCACGCCCACGGCGCAGCCTGCGTGATCGAGGCCGAGCAGCTGTGCCTGCTGCTGGGCGAAGACCGCCGTGGCGACGAGCGCGTGGTGACCCAGGCCTTCGCCGGCTGCCTGGCCGACGACGCCACGCTGCGCGCCGAGTTCATGCGCGCCATCGGATCATGA
- the mpl gene encoding UDP-N-acetylmuramate:L-alanyl-gamma-D-glutamyl-meso-diaminopimelate ligase: MHIHILGICGTFMGGMAAIAREAGHRVTGCDANVYPPMSDQLRALGIELIEGFGAEQLALQPDLFVIGNVVTRGNALMEAVLDAGAPYISGPQWLAENVLRQPGRPRHVLAVAGTHGKTTTTSMLAWILEQAGLQPGFLVGGVPLNFGVSARLGAGETFVIEADEYDTAFFDKRSKFVHYRPRTAILNNLEYDHADIFADLGAIETQFHHLVRTVPGKGRLVVNIREESLNRVLARGCWSEVQRFGARKEEPGALRARGEPHAFDVLRGSLKIARVEWGLLGEHNQLNALAAIGAAEHVGVAPEVAAAALASFENVRRRLELKGEVPRGGGVVRVYDDFAHHPTAMRTTVNGLRRKVGLERILAVFEPRSNTMKQGSMKAQLPWSLEEADLAFCLQGNYGWSAAEALAPMGPQAVVSDDIDKLVAQIVRAAKPGDHVLVMSNGGFGGIHDKLLKALA; the protein is encoded by the coding sequence ATGCACATCCATATCCTGGGCATTTGCGGCACCTTCATGGGCGGCATGGCCGCCATCGCCCGCGAAGCCGGCCACCGCGTCACCGGCTGCGATGCCAACGTCTACCCGCCGATGAGCGACCAGCTGCGCGCACTCGGCATCGAGCTGATCGAGGGCTTTGGCGCCGAGCAGCTGGCGCTGCAGCCCGACCTGTTCGTGATCGGCAACGTGGTCACGCGGGGCAACGCGCTGATGGAGGCGGTGCTCGATGCCGGCGCGCCTTACATCAGCGGCCCGCAATGGCTGGCCGAGAACGTGCTGCGGCAGCCCGGCCGGCCACGCCATGTGCTGGCCGTGGCCGGCACGCATGGCAAGACCACCACCACCTCGATGTTGGCCTGGATCCTGGAGCAGGCGGGGCTCCAGCCCGGCTTCCTGGTGGGCGGCGTGCCGCTGAACTTTGGCGTGTCGGCACGCCTGGGCGCGGGCGAGACCTTCGTCATCGAGGCCGACGAGTACGACACCGCGTTTTTCGACAAGCGCAGCAAGTTCGTGCACTACCGGCCGCGCACCGCCATCCTCAACAACCTCGAGTACGACCACGCCGACATCTTTGCCGACCTTGGCGCCATCGAGACCCAGTTCCACCACCTGGTGCGCACCGTGCCGGGCAAGGGCCGGCTGGTGGTCAACATCCGCGAAGAGTCGCTCAACCGCGTGCTGGCGCGCGGCTGCTGGAGCGAGGTGCAGCGCTTTGGCGCCCGCAAGGAAGAGCCCGGCGCGTTGCGTGCCCGCGGCGAGCCGCATGCCTTTGACGTGCTGCGCGGCAGCCTGAAGATCGCGCGGGTTGAATGGGGCCTGCTGGGCGAGCACAACCAGCTCAACGCGCTGGCCGCCATCGGCGCGGCCGAGCACGTGGGCGTGGCCCCCGAGGTGGCCGCCGCGGCGCTGGCCAGCTTCGAGAACGTGCGGCGGCGGCTCGAGCTGAAGGGCGAGGTGCCGCGCGGTGGCGGTGTGGTGCGGGTCTACGACGACTTTGCCCACCACCCCACGGCGATGCGCACCACGGTCAACGGCCTGCGCCGCAAGGTCGGGCTCGAGCGCATCCTGGCGGTGTTCGAGCCGCGCAGCAACACCATGAAGCAGGGCAGCATGAAGGCCCAGCTGCCCTGGAGCCTGGAAGAAGCCGACCTGGCCTTCTGTCTGCAGGGCAACTACGGCTGGAGCGCCGCCGAGGCCCTGGCGCCGATGGGCCCCCAGGCCGTGGTGAGCGACGATATCGACAAGCTGGTGGCGCAGATCGTGCGTGCCGCCAAGCCCGGCGACCATGTGCTGGTGATGAGCAACGGCGGCTTTGGCGGCATCCACGACAAGCTGCTGAAGGCACTGGCGTGA
- a CDS encoding DUF6152 family protein produces the protein MNALQRRQLLLAAPALWAWPAARAHHGWSSFDQTRPLWLEGRAQKVSWKNPHAELQLELAATPALPADLATRALPAQTAPVDGKALLAATRLPRRGDRLWQIELAPLTRLQAWGVPEITAGQALAVLGFGFADEKGDAVLRAEYLWLAGKAYGLRSSPA, from the coding sequence ATGAACGCCCTGCAACGCCGCCAGCTGCTGCTGGCCGCCCCCGCGCTGTGGGCCTGGCCCGCTGCACGGGCCCACCATGGCTGGAGCAGCTTCGACCAGACCCGGCCGCTGTGGCTGGAAGGCCGGGCGCAGAAGGTGAGCTGGAAGAACCCGCATGCCGAGCTGCAGCTGGAGCTGGCGGCCACGCCGGCCCTGCCGGCCGACCTGGCCACGCGGGCATTGCCGGCGCAGACCGCGCCGGTGGACGGCAAGGCCCTGCTGGCTGCCACGCGCCTGCCGCGGCGTGGTGACCGGCTGTGGCAGATCGAGCTGGCGCCGCTGACGCGCCTGCAGGCCTGGGGCGTGCCCGAGATCACCGCCGGCCAGGCGCTGGCGGTGCTGGGTTTTGGCTTCGCCGACGAAAAGGGCGACGCGGTGCTGCGGGCCGAATACCTGTGGCTGGCCGGCAAGGCCTACGGCCTGCGCTCGTCACCGGCCTGA
- a CDS encoding D-hexose-6-phosphate mutarotase translates to MIEPVTVLGQPAMCLVSPDGAQAIVLLHGAHIVSWIPAGDEERLYLSPEAVAGPGQAVRGGIPVCFPQFAARGPLPRHGFARTTPWQWAEGVQRGGAAIGVLRLVSDEATRALWPHDFEAELTLVVSGKQLDVELAVTNTGSSSFEFSTALHTYLRIDDLLKARLHGVHDLVYEDMVNDGERCHQEFDPIGFVGEIDRVYCEVQHPFQLASGFGRLQIDQEGLPDTVVWNPGPDKAAELSDLPDEDWQHFLCVEAAAIDTPVLLAPGAEWAGRQGLLA, encoded by the coding sequence ATGATCGAGCCGGTGACCGTGCTCGGCCAGCCGGCCATGTGCCTGGTGTCGCCCGATGGCGCGCAGGCCATCGTGCTGCTGCATGGCGCACACATCGTGTCGTGGATTCCGGCCGGCGACGAAGAGCGCCTGTACCTCTCGCCCGAGGCCGTGGCCGGCCCCGGCCAGGCGGTGCGTGGCGGCATTCCGGTGTGCTTTCCGCAGTTTGCGGCGCGCGGGCCGCTGCCGCGGCACGGCTTTGCCCGCACCACCCCCTGGCAGTGGGCCGAAGGCGTGCAGCGCGGCGGCGCAGCCATCGGCGTGCTCAGGCTGGTGAGCGACGAGGCCACGCGCGCGCTGTGGCCGCATGACTTCGAGGCCGAGCTGACCCTGGTGGTGTCGGGCAAGCAGCTGGATGTGGAGCTGGCCGTCACCAACACCGGCAGCAGCAGCTTCGAGTTCAGCACCGCGCTGCACACCTACCTGCGCATCGACGACCTGCTGAAGGCGCGACTGCACGGCGTGCACGACCTGGTCTACGAGGACATGGTCAACGACGGCGAGCGCTGCCACCAGGAGTTCGACCCGATCGGCTTTGTGGGCGAGATCGACCGCGTGTACTGCGAAGTGCAGCACCCGTTCCAGCTGGCCAGCGGCTTCGGCAGGCTGCAGATCGATCAGGAAGGCCTGCCCGACACCGTGGTGTGGAACCCCGGCCCTGACAAGGCCGCCGAGCTGTCGGACCTGCCCGACGAAGACTGGCAGCACTTCCTGTGCGTGGAGGCGGCGGCCATCGACACGCCGGTGCTGCTGGCGCCCGGCGCCGAATGGGCCGGCCGCCAGGGCCTGCTGGCCTGA